A genome region from Triticum aestivum cultivar Chinese Spring chromosome 2B, IWGSC CS RefSeq v2.1, whole genome shotgun sequence includes the following:
- the LOC123046274 gene encoding RHOMBOID-like protein 2 — translation MSNPDVEAAGPARAATTGIKPPPGRYYAGGDGQHAPAAPFYYGQEAERERQHHTWLVPVVVLANVAMFIVVMYYNDCPRNGRGADCLGGGFLRRFSFQPLKENPLFGPSSATLGKYGGLDRYKVVHGDQAWRLETATWLHAGLIHLGANMISLIFVGVRLEQQFGFWKVGLVYLFSGLGGSVLSVLFIRNGVSVGASGALFGLLGAMLSELITNWTIYTNRLAAMANLIIIAAINLALGILPHVDNFAHIGGFLTGFLLGFVLLIQPRFGWLEQPFGGKTKSKYTACQIVLLIVALLLAIAGFAVGLLMVFRGVNGNDHCSWCHYLTCVPTSHWKCDN, via the exons ATGTCGAACCCCGACGTGGAGGCCGCCGGCCCGGccagggcggcgacgacggggatcaAGCCGCCGCCTGGGAGGTACTACGCGGGCGGCGACGGGCAGCACGCGCCGGCGGCGCCCTTCTACTACGGCCAGGAGGCGGAGCGCGAGCGGCAGCACCACACGTGGCTGGTGCCGGTGGTGGTGCTCGCCAACGTGGCCATGTTCATCGTGGTCATGTACTACAACGACTGCCCGCGCAACGGCAGGGGCGCCGACTGCCTCGGCGGCGGTTTCCTCCGCCGCTTCTCCTTCCAGCCGCTCAAGGAGAACCCCCTCTTCGGGCCCTCCTCCGCCAC GCTGGGGAAGTACGGCGGGCTCGACCGGTACAAGGTGGTGCACGGGGACCAGGCGTGGCGGCTGGAGACGGCCACCTGGCTGCACGCCGGCCTCATCCACCTCGGCGCCAACATGATCAGCCTCATCTTCGTCGGCGTCCGCCTGGAGCAGCAGTTCGGATTCT GGAAGGTCGGCCTGGTCTACCTCTTCTCGGGGTTGGGCGGCAGCGTGCTCTCGGTGCTCTTCATCAGGAACGGCGTCTCCGTCGGCGCCTCCGGCGCACTCTTCGGCCTCCTCGGGGCCATGCTGTCGGAGCTCATCACCAACTGGACCATCTACACCAACAGG CTCGCGGCCATGGCGAACCTGATCATCATCGCCGCCATCAACCTCGCGCTGGGGATACTGCCCCACGTCGACAACTTCGCGCACATCGGCGGGTTCCTCACCGGCTTCCTCCTCGGCTTCGTGCTGCTGATCCAGCCCCGGTTCGGATGGCTGGAGCAGCCCTTCGGCGGCAAGACAAAGTCCAAGTACACGGCTTGCCAGATCGTCCTCCTGATCGTCGCCCTCCTCCTAGCGATTGCAGG GTTCGCCGTTGGATTGCTGATGGTGTTCCGCGGGGTGAACGGCAACGACCATTGCAGCTGGTGCCACTACCTTACCTGCGTCCCGACGTCGCACTGgaagtgtgacaactaa